GGTCATCGTCACGGCCTGCCTCACCTTTGCCACCGGTGTCACTGTGGCGCTCATCATGCAGATCTACTTCGGGGACCCCCAGGTGAGGAGGAAgcggagagggagaggagagaacctGGGGAAGAGGGGTGAAGAAGCGCTTAAGAAGACCTTGGGAACCGAGGACTGGCTGAGTGGTGAAAGGGGGCCCGCAAATGGAAAGGGGAGAGGGCGGTGACATGGGAGAGGAAGGTCTCAAGGGAGGGCCTCCTGGGCGAGAGGCGGACAGAGCTCAAAGAAGGGAACTGATCAGGTAAGAGGCACTTGAGGTAAGGAAAGAAGACTCGTAGGGGAGAGTCAAGGGGATAAAAGGGCAGGGATCCCATCCCCACCCTCTGTTGGAGGTTCTGGGGTTAGTGGAGGTGCCTTAGGGAGGCAGGAGGCCCCTTCTGCCCCCACCTagtcccctcccccttccagaTCTTTCACCAGGGCGCTGTGGTGACTGATGCCGCGCACTGCACATCGCTGGGCATAGACGTGCTCAGTAAACAGGGATCTTCCGTGGATGCAGCTGTGGCAGCAGCCCTGTGTTTGGGGATCGTGGCTCCTCACAGTTCTGGCCTGGGCGGGTAAGAAGCTCCCATCTGCGGAGGTCGGGGTGCCCCAGGCCTCCTTCTGTCTCTTGGTCTGTGGGCCTCACGTGCACTTCTCCAAGTTTGAGCAGAGGGGCAACTGGGCCCCAGCTCcttgcattttctctttctaCACCCAATCTTACCCCCTTCTCTTTACATGGAGTCCAAGGAGGTGTTTTCAGAAGATTTTTCTTTAACTGGGAAAAGGATTTCATAAACTCTAAAGTGAGGTACACAGTTGGGGGTATACTGTCATTAATTAAGGCTGTGATACTTCAACTTTTAGGGTTTACAAATCCTTAAAACAAATCCCTGTGAGTCTGATGAAAGCAATGGATCCTCTATCCTCCAAAAATACACCCCAGGGTAAGACCTCTTAAAACAGACTATAAACCGGCCACCCATGGGCCACACCCGGCACACAGCCTGGTTTAGTTTAcacacttaaatttttaaaaatttggttgcTGATGTTAAAAGGTTGAGAATTttcataaaaatccagatttctaacATTTCTTGAACAATCAGGAGACCAAATAACATTGAGCCTACATTCTCACCTGGCTGCAGTTATCTGGAGCTGAATAGAAGCTGTTTCCCATGATGGGGCTTGTACTGTCCACTTGGCCATAGCTCCTACCACTCCCTTTTGTTTAGCTGTCCTGCTTTCCCTATTATGTTAGCTGGCAAGCCAGATATCTCAGATGTAACCCCCATCTCAGATGGAAGCAAACCACAGAAAATGGACAAGCTGACTAAGTCCATATCTTGGCTCCAGAAAGACCAACCTTCCAGGCCCTACGAAAGAAATTCCACTTTTGGTTGTGTACAGTCTGTCCTTACATAATTCAGtcctgggagagggagagggacgtACCACAGAGGCAGGTGCAGGAAGCTGGCAGGGTTGGAGGGGAAGCAGAACATCCCACTCTCCCAGTCTCTGGGTTTTCCCTTGTCAGGGATTAAAGGCTCCGATAACAGGCTGGAAGAGGTCCATGGACTCTGGGTCCCCTACCCCCTTGACTTCACTCCCCACCCTGATAGGGTAGCTGAGTCTCTGAATCTCTGCTGGGGAGGGAGCTCAGACACCTGACTCCTGATGATAGACTGAGCCTTTAGCCATCAGTGTGGGGGGCTTGAGGAACGGCAGGTTAATTGTTCAGAGGAGTGGCATCTTATCATCCCCCTCCCACTTCCGTGTCTCTCCTAGTGGAGGTGTGATGCTGGTACATGACATCCGACGGAATAAGAGCCACCTAATTGATTTCCGGGAGTCTGCACCAGGGGCTCTCAGAGAAGAGGCCCTGCAGAGATCCTGGGAGACCAAGGTGGGGACCCTGGTGAGAAGGGGGGGTGTCTCCCTTCACTGCCCTTCTGCTAACCCAAGCATTACCTTGCTTAATATTTACTGTGGAGGTGAGGGAAAGAGTTAAGCAGGATGCTCTTAGGCTATGAGGGAGATAGGCAGCCccccaaataaaataatgaaccaggacttccctggcagtccagtggttaagacactgcgcttccactgcaggggatgcgggttccatccccggtAcgggaaagatcctgcatgctgcaaggtgcagccaataataataataataatgaaccagaaaatctgaatatttgATAACAGGCAGTGCAGCACCACCTTACTTCTCTGGTGACTTTGCCTATCTGGCacataagaaggaagaaaaagagccaCTGAGCATTCTGAGATGTCACAGGGTAGCTGCACTATCACTCACACATCTCATTCTGAGGCTGTTGTTGGTAACTTTCCTAGCCCATGACATATTAGAAGATTATAGAGGAACTGCTAGAGGCAAACCCGCTATCTACTGAGAGCAAAGGAGGAAATAGAATAACTTGGAAAAATAGTTATTTAGTGCAGTGGCAAAAGCCAAACACACCCCTGAATTATCACAGTTCAGAGTAATGGTGGTGTGTTAATGAAAAGGTTAAATGAAGGTTACTTGTCCactattttaaaaggcaagagtAGGTATAATCCAATCTAGACAGGTTTCCATCTAAATTGTTATGTCTTGGCTCTTAAAAGGGTTTGCTTAATTTATAAATCCCTCAGCTGTGACAGATAAAGGAGGCCTTTCTGCATTTGCTGATAGGAAGTCAAGGAGGTGGGAGGGATGCCTGCTGGGGACATCTTGTCCCTCCTCTGGGATACTTGGCCTGTGTCTCTCCCCTGTGCCAGCCCCCCATCCCTGGCTTGGGGCTCTGCGGAATTCAGCCCAGCACCCCCCCTTCCAGTGACCTGgtctcctctctccctcacctGCCCGCCTTGCCCAGCCTGGGCTCTTGGTGGGGGTTCCCGGAATGGTGAAGGGGCTACACGAAGCTCACCAGCTCTATGGCAGGTAAAGGTTCTCCCCCTGGGGACCAGGGGCCCCTGCCTGCACTCCTCCTTGGGTGACCTTCTCCTACCTTCCTGGATTCTTCCCTTCCCAGCTCCCCCCTCCTAATATCCCCTTCCCTTGCCAGGACTCTCCTTCCCAggaacccccctccccgccccaggaCCCTTCTTCCTCCCCCCAGGACCTCCTCCACCCCCTGCTCTCCGGCTCCCCCAGGCTGCCATGGTCCCAGGTCCTCGCCTTCGCAGCAGCTGTGGCCCAAGATGGCTTCAACATGACCCATGATCTAGGTCAGtggggcctgggggtggagggaaaggcATGAGTTTGATGGAGAGGGGAGAAGAAACCTCTGCCATTTAGGTCCTAAGCCAGGAAGTGCCTCTCTTCCAGTTTGCTCCTCAGACCCCCTCCCCACACCACCCTACCTTCATTGGGAGGGATCCTccaatgggggggggggaatctggGATTGGCCCATATACACCACCACTACCCCCCCACTCTGTAACAGGCTCCTGGGGGGCCGGAGGGCTTAGGGCCGGCCTCTCAGGCCTCATCCACCCCACCTGTTGCGTGTACAGTCCCGACACCCCCATCCCAGCCTCATGTCCCTGCCCACAGCCCAAGCCCTGGCCGAACAGCCACCACCCAATGCGTCTGAGCGCTTCCGTGAGACGTTCCTGCCCTCGGGTCACCCGCCACTACCTGGCTCACTGCTGCGACGGCCTGACCTGGCGGCGGTGCTGGATGTGCTTGGCACCTATGGCCCCGCTGCCTTCTATGCCGGTGGCAACCTCACGCTGGAGATGGTGGCAGAGGTGAGCGTGTGGGACACACCTGGCCCTGTGGTGGAGGACCCTACTGCAGAGAAGTCCTCTTCCCCCTTACTTCCCTGTCTTTCTTTCTGCATATATTTACTGGGGATTCCATTTACTTGAAATTCTAGAATAGACAAAACTAACCTCAGAATCAGATCAGTAGTCTGGGGGATTGGAGGGGTTGACTGGGATGAGGCACAAAGAACCTCCTAGGGTGATGAGAATATTTTGTCTTGATTGAGAGAGGTACCTTTGAGCTCCCCAGTGCTGGTACCAACCTGTATAGTGGCCTGTCCTGGCCCTCCCAGGCCTGGTGGAGACCCAGTATCAGCCTCAGCTTCCCTGAGCCCACAATCCCACCCTGCTCCCTGAATTTTCTAGGGACCGAGGGAGACACCATCTTCACTTGTGATTACCAGGATTGGGGAGGATTGACACAAGGGCTTACCACCCAAGCCCAAAGAGTCTTAGTCTGAGGCAGTAATGGGTTCTGAGAACTATTGTTGATAGTTCGAAACCACTAACGGAAAATTATGTTCAAGATAAGGATACACAGACCAACTCAGTGATTGTCTCATCTGTGCAATGCGGGTGGTTATATCTATCTCTGCCATACAGTTGTGGGAATTAAACAGGTCCATCATTCATTCTACTTTCATGGAGAGCCTTCTCTGTGCCAGCTTCTGTGCTGGGCATTGGAGTTATGGATGTGGTGATAGATGCCTCTCTCAAATGGACATCCCTGGAAAGTCCAACAGCGTACTGATTTTAGATCTACTGGGTCCAGGGACTCCATCCACATTGTAAGGACTtgttctgtctctctttctttcggTCTCACAACTCTACTTTCCGCTGTTTGAAATCACTCTGTCAGAACCTTTCCACACCTGCTCTCCACCAGCCATCCTTCCAGCAAGCCATCCCAGAGAAAGAGCCTTTCTCATTCAAGCAAAGCCTGAAGGTTATGTCTCATCAGCCCATCATAGGTCTCATGACTATTCCCAAACCAGTCACGGTAGCACAGAAAAGGAATGCTCTGATTAGTCAGAACTGGGTTGCATATCCTCTCCTGGTGGTGGAGAAGGGGATGAAGGAAACTCTAACAAAGACCATCAGAGCTTTAGGAGAGAAAAACCCAAAGCTGAGTTTATTAACTTACCAGACAAAGCCAAGAAATTCAATGTGTAGGTCACTGAGGGTAGATTAGAAGTCACAGGCTTCAGGTACTTAAAAGTACTAAAAAATGAGAGGATTCCTAGGGGTTTTGCTAATTTAGGATCAAAAATTAGCATGCTGGATAGAATGAGCCCATCAGTTTGTATGGGATTAGATTATTGGTCAGTAGAGCGCTCAGTTATGTCCCATAAGGGTTGTCCTATGAGGATCATCCAGAGTTCATGGTTTTGGAGTGGCTTTAGTTGGTTGTAGTGAAATGCAGAATTCAGTTTTGATATCTCCTAGGCAAGTGCAGCTGTAAGTGGAAAATCTTCCTTCTACATAGGCAGAGGGCAGTATGTGCAAAGACATGGAGTCATGAGTTCAGGACCTGCAGGTCACTCTGGGTCGCTGTACAGAGCTCATTGGGGAATAGCAGGATGTAAAGTGGGAGAGGTAAGCAGGGGCCAGATCAcaaagggccttgaatgccaagctAAGGAGGTCATTCATAGATTGTATCCAGTacaatatctggcacatagtgggtgcttATTGTTAGtgctttcccccttcctttttcCTGGGGTACCCACAGCTGATGGGGTCTCTAAAGGCCATGATGGGAACTGCAGAAGGCACAATATTTATAACCATTTGATCTGTGTATGATCCAAACATATACCTTAGGCTAAACCGCATGCTTACAGTGTGGTGTGTGACTCACAGTGGTGGGGGTCATTCTCTCCCCTCCAGGCTCAGCATGCAGGGGGTGTCATAACTGAGGAGGACTTCAGCAACTACACTGCCCTCTTGGAGAAGCCTGTGTGTGGCGTGTACAGAGGTGACCTCTCCCCCAGCTCCCAGGGTCCCCACTCAGGAGAAGCCTCCCAGTCCTCGGCCACATGCATTTGGCCTAGTGGCTCCTCCCCATTACACAAAAGAGAAACCGAAGCAATGAGCTGCCTAAACAGCCAACCGTTGATGCAAGCCAGAGTCAGCCTACTTCTAAAGTAGTTGTGGAGTCAGTTACCCCAAATATTTAGGATATGGAGAGGGAGGTCTGGTCAAAGGCTAAGGCCTGGAATTTGGGGTTCTGgccataggttttctttttttttttaatagatttattttatttgtgtatttatttattggctgtgttcaGTCTtccattgctgtgcgcgggctttctctagttgcagcgagcggggctactcttcgttgcggtgcgagggcctctcattgcagtggcttctcttgttgaggaccacaggctccaggcgtgcaggcttcagcagttgtggctcgcgggctccagagcgcaggctcagtagctgtggcgcacgggcctagttgctccgcggcatgtgggatcctcctggaccagggctcaaacccgtgtcccctgcattggcaggcggactctcaaccactgcaccaccagggaagccccataggtttTCTTGATTCAGGGTCTGTGTTgcctcagccccctccccagccccactctcACTGCCCTATGCTTTTCCTAAGAAGAGTCCATAAGACCAAAATCCGTCTTAGCTTCAGGTTAGAACAAACCCTTCAGGTCAGGTTAGAACAAACCCTTCAAGACAGTCAGAGACCTTTCCCCCTCATTGTgccaaaaggaaactgaggcccagggaaggaatgGACCTTAACCTGCCAAACTCAAAACCAGTGAGGAGCCCAGAAAGCCAAGCTTATGACATGGGTAAACTCCATGTTTGCAAACCCAGAGTGGTAGGCTCCTGAGTCCCTCAGAAGGTTCTCAGGCTTTCTCCCCCCAAGGAGGCCCAGATAACCTCAAGCTCCAGGAGAGGCTGCCTCTGCATTCAGGTTTCCAGGCCTCAATCTCTTAAGCCTAATTCTTCTACCAGAAGTGGTGTTATACTGAGCAGAGGAAGAGCATAGCTTTGGAGCCAggaagacctgggtttgagtaCCAGCTGTGCCATTCACCTTGAACAAGCCACTTCCCACTCAGAGCCTTGTTTCCCTccttaaaatggagatgataatagtgCCTACTGCTCAGGGTGCCCATGAGGAGGTGAAGAGATGATGTTGGAAGTTATCCTGATCAGAACGGGCACTGAATGTGTAgtatttgatttccatttgccctCTGCAGCCTGGGTTCTCTTGGTAATACTGGTACCTTTAGTACTCTGGACTCCCCTTACCTCTTGTAACTTTGGACCAGCTGCCTCTTtggtacctcagtttccttacctgtaaaatgggaatggtaaCAGTACccgttatgaggattaaatgagttaattagtTAATGTTACTGTCATGTGTCAAGTATTATTATTGTTCCTTTCATGTCCAAACATCCAGTAACAGGGGCCTCAAATAGAAAGAGAAGTTGGCTGTTTCCAGGAAGTTTCAGGGGTGGGACCAGCAGGAGCCATGCATAATATCCTGGCCTAAGGGAGGAGCTGAAAGGAGACACATGGTGGACCAGGACTCTGGACATCTGGACACCTGTCCCTGCTCTGCCAATGGACTGcagtgtgactctgggcaaatcACAGTTTtcttgagccttagtttcctcatatggatgaggaaactaaagacaAGTGTTCTGGGTTGGAGTCCTGGCCCTGCCCTTGActtgctgtgtgaacttgggtggGTCCTTTTGCCTCCCAGTGTACTTTTCCTACCTGATGAGGGGGTTCAGTGCAGTGGTTTCAGTCTGTGTGATGGAGGGATGTGGAGATGCCTTGACCTCTCCCCTGCCGTCGGTAATTTCCTGTCCTTTCAGGCCACCTGGTTCTCAGTCCCCGACCCCCACACACGGGCCCTGCCCTCATCAGTGCTCTCAACATCCTCGAGGGCTTCAATCTCACCAGGCTGGTATCCCGGGAACAGGCTCTTCACTGGGTGGCAGAGGTAAGGCTGACCCCTCCATTCCATTCTGGGTCTGGGGACACTAAGAGTGGGGGGATGGGGTAGTGCCAGAAGGCCTGACTAAATGACCTCCAAGTTTTCTCACACAGCACCCTGGTGTGGGTGCTGGGAGGGGCTTGGCAACCTCTTCCACACCCCTGTTCTCTTTTCAGACCCTGAAGATCGCATTAGCTCTGGCCAGCAGACTGGGAGATCCCATCTACGATTCTACCATCACTGAGAGCATGGATGACATGCTCAGGTGGGTCCTGAGGGGCAGGACCCTGGGTACTGCAGAGGCGGTGGCAGGTGTGGGGAAAGAAAAGCAGCTGGTGGAGCAATAAGGCCTGAAGGCCCAAGTCAATTTCAGCTCAACCCCAACTCACAGTGTGACACTAGTTGCCTCACCTTGCGCCTTAGTTTCCGCATCTGTGCAACAAGATGGTCTACTTTATATAGCTCTCAAATTTTTTTGACCCTAGCAGGGCACCTATATGGACCCATCTGTTCCGCCTTTTGAGTAGAAAAAGAAAGCCTAATAACAATGAAAAGAGCCCCCAAGCAAATACTAGAGATGGTGGGGATTTTGATTCAAATGTACTTACATCAGCAGCATAACATAGTAGTAAGATTGTGGGCTCTAGTCGGACTTCctcagttcaaatcccagcctcaCCATCCACTAGCTGTgcagccttgggcaagtcatttaaactctctaagtctcagtttctacAAGGGCCTGCCATTAACAGTGCCAGCCTCATGAGGTCATGGTGCGGACTAAACAAGAtcatacatgtaaagcacttagcaagttgtctggcacataataaatattcaacaaatatcgCTGTTATTCTCAATTGGCAATAGAGGTAAGATTGATTACTATTTAGCTGCTACTATAACTGACTTAAAGGCTAGCTAAAGGAAAAATCAGAAGCCAAAAATACAGTTCATGTAAATTTATACTGATACTCAAACAACCCTCTATGAATTAagttgcaaatgatgagactaaATGAACAGCTaataattaaaaagcagaaacagcaGCAACCAAAAACGAAAACCAGCTCAAGGCCACAAGGATAAAGCCTAAAAACCAAGCCTCCCCCTCTCCGCCTGCCCCCAAACCACTTGAAACAAAACCCTCTGTGCCTTCTCTGTGTGGCCACTTGCCCTCGTGGTTGAAAACTGAATGGACGTACTCAGTAATCCTTGGTAATTTGTCATTCTCTAGTCAGTTAGAATGACTAACTAACCATTATCAGGTAAGAAACCCTCAgttgaactttaaaaatagaaaattgcaTGTTTTCAAGATCAATGCAAATTTAGCTCTAAAACACGAACACCTATGTTAAATTAATTTAACTAATTTATCCAATAAATAGTTATTGCTGTGCCAAGTCCTCCTGTGCCTTGAAGAAAAAATTCTAATAGCAAGTAAAGGTCCCTGTATACAAAACCCTCCTCTAACTAAACTCTTAATAAAACTTTACTCCTGGACTACAAACGCTAGGTTAAATGAATTCAGTTTGTTCATtcaaagcaaatattttctgagtatcccctatgttccaggtactttcatagaaaggattaaatgaatataGTCAAGTAACCAAAAGACTTGATTTAAACATGAAATAAATTCAACATTGCCTCTAGAAGAAAACCTGAATAACACCTAAATAAATTCAGTTCAATAACTATTTCCTGTTTATTCCCTATATGCTAGGAATAAATGAGCCTCTGCTCTCATAGACCTAACAGTTCAGTGGGGGGAGGcagatattaatcaaataatTGCACAAACAGCACAAAGTATGGTAGGTGGGGTGTAATGAGAGCCTGTTGTGTGTTCATCTCCTACCTCTTGTCTTTCCAGCAAAGTGGAAGCTGCCTACTTCCGGGGCCAGATCAATGACTCCCAGACAGCCCCTGTCCCGCTCCTGCCCATCTATGAGCTAAATGGGGCTCCCACGGCTGCCCAGGTGCTGATCATGGGCCCTGACGACTTCATTGTAGCCATGGTCAGGTATGCCAGCTCAGACTCAGAACCTGGCACAAGAGATCATCTGGACCAGGAAGGAGGtgcgggtggggtgggagtgagggcagGCGCAGGGCTCACCTGGCCCTAACCTCGGCCCCCAGCTCCTTGAACCGGCCCTTTGGCAGCGGCCTCATCACCCCCTCGGGGATCCTGCTCAACAGCCAGATGCTGGACTTCTCTTGGCCTAACAGGACTGCTAACCACCCTGCGCCCAGCCTGGTAGGGCCTTGCTTCCCTCCTCCCCGGGGACCCTGAAGCTAAGTAGAAGGTGCAGTAGTAtgactgctcctccctccccacttcttcTAGGAAATTATATTATAGAGAAAAACAGCCTAAACAAGGTGTCCACTTCATCCCCAGCCCAAGTCCAGGGCTTGGAGCCTGTTGGGCGCAAAGAAACCTCGTCCCATTCTgctaccatctcactgtgtgaCACAGGGAAAGTCTTGccccctctctggtcctcagtttcttcacctactTTACAGTGAGGATATTGGCCCCCTTTTGATGCTTTGGGTACTTTTCAGCATTAGTAGTTTATGACTGTGTGATGCTGGGCACTAAAGGGGCACTGAAGAGGGACCCAAGAAGAAAGGAGATGTGAATTATTGTCTATTGTGAGAGCAGCATTCTTAACTCCCTGCAGGCTGGGACCCCAGTAggacaaagacagagagagatgacCAGGGCGGGGCTTATTCTGTTCTTTCTCATAGTCATCTTTCTTGGCTTGATCCCTCTCCTGCCACCCATGGTAGCCCCATAGCAGCCCCTTAGCTCAGTGGGTCCATTATCTACCTCAGTTATCCAGGGACCCTGCCCATTTCACAAACAGCAGACTGTGGCCTGGGGATGGGCCAGTCCCCATGAAGACTGCGCCTGTGGAAGATTCAGGAGAGAGAGATGTTGGAAGAGTGGTGGAGTAGCCCTTTCCTGTCTTGCCCCGCCTCTTATTCCCCTGTGGTCTCGGTCCTCTGACAACAGGAAAACTCGGTGCAGCCAGGGAAGCGGCCACTGTCTTTCCTGCTGCCCACTGTGGTCCGGCCAGCAGAAGGACTCTGTGGGACCTACCTTGCCCTGGGGGCCAATGGAGCTGCCCGGGGCCTCAGCGGCCTGACCCAGGTGAGTTTTCCCCCGTGATGGGCCTTCTGTGGCCAGGAGGCAAGCTGTGACCTGGGCTGCACATGCCTCTCATGTCTCTGACTTGTCCTCATCTCCTACTCACGTAGCAAACGTGGGCTGAGGCTGCTTTGTGCCAGGCCCATCCTGAGCACTGGGGACATGAACTACATTGTTCTTAGCAAAAATGGAGCCCTGAATCGCCATGTCTTCTCAGGTTGCAGGACCAGTAGAATGGAGAGGTGATAGAACATCTGGGCTGCCTGGGTTCTGTCAATCTCTAGTCCCATCATGCCTCTAGTCAACATCTGAATAACAAGCAGCCTACTTTAGGGTCTGCTTTTGAAAGGAAGGGCCTGCTACCTTCTAAAACACCTCACAACAGTTCCACGAATATCTTGAGCACCTGATATATGCGTCAGGCCCGTACTTTGGCAGGTGGTGAGTTAACACACctgagctttggaatcagacacctCTGGGTCCCAGCCTAAGTGCTGCCAATTTCCAACTGTGTGGTGTTGGGGaattcacttaacctctctgaacctcagtctcctcatctgtaaaatgaagataaaaacaaatagataACATTTATGGAGATTTTACTAAGTACCAGGCACAGTGTTACATGTGGTAACCCTTTTAAGCTTCCCAACTTTGGGAGGAATCcttatttctatttcatagatgaggaaactgagacccagagaagttaagaagtTAGGTTCAGTTTAATAAGAATGGGCAGACAGTTTGGTTACAGAGCCTACCCATACTTCCAGCCACTAAGCTGAAAGTACCCACATTGTGCCCTAGACCAGCCCCAGCTATTAGCCCTCTCCTGGCCAAGAAGAAGGGAGGAGAGCCTTGGGTTGTATTAAAGGAGACCTGGTGCTAGTGATGCCTCTTCCCTAGCTCTCTCCAAACTCTGGAAAGAATTGCTTTTCTTCTCTGGCCCTTGgtttcccctctgtaaaatggagacagtcaTCACAGGCCTGCCTGTTTTCTGGGGCTGTTGAGAAACTCAGATGACATCCCTGGTGTAAGTGTTCTAAAGACTAAGGAGTCTGGACCAGGGGCGAAGGCTGTGGATTCCTGAACCCACACCTCTGGGACAGCCCTGATTTCTGCCCCTTGGCTGCCTACAGGTCCTCCTGAATGTCCTGACCTTGAACCGGAATCTGAGTGACAGCCTGGCCCGTGGCCGCCTGCACCCCGACCTGCAGACCAACCTCCTGCAGGTGGACAGTGAGTGAAGAGCAAAGGTCCCCATGGGGTGGGCACAGGGCAGGGTGGAGAAAGGGGCTCCTCCCAAGGGTGCCCCTGCCTCTACCAGCACCAACTCCATGCCAATGAAAGTTTGGTTTCTTTTAACCAACTCCTACTGGAACAGTGGAAGATCTGCGATTGGGACCTGTCCTGCCATTTCCTGGCTGTGGCCTTGGGAAATTCACATCTCcactctgagcc
The DNA window shown above is from Kogia breviceps isolate mKogBre1 chromosome 14, mKogBre1 haplotype 1, whole genome shotgun sequence and carries:
- the GGT7 gene encoding glutathione hydrolase 7 isoform X6 encodes the protein MAAENEASQESALGAYSPVDYMSITSFPRLPEDEPAPAAPLRSRKDEDAFLGDPDTDPDSFLKSARLQRLPSSSSEMGSQDGSPLRETRKDPFSAAASECSCRQDGLTVIVTACLTFATGVTVALIMQIYFGDPQIFHQGAVVTDAAHCTSLGIDVLSKQGSSVDAAVAAALCLGIVAPHSSGLGGGGVMLVHDIRRNKSHLIDFRESAPGALREEALQRSWETKDLLHPLLSGSPRLPWSQVLAFAAAVAQDGFNMTHDLAQALAEQPPPNASERFRETFLPSGHPPLPGSLLRRPDLAAVLDVLGTYGPAAFYAGGNLTLEMVAEAQHAGGVITEEDFSNYTALLEKPVCGVYRGHLVLSPRPPHTGPALISALNILEGFNLTRLVSREQALHWVAETLKIALALASRLGDPIYDSTITESMDDMLSKVEAAYFRGQINDSQTAPVPLLPIYELNGAPTAAQVLIMGPDDFIVAMVSSLNRPFGSGLITPSGILLNSQMLDFSWPNRTANHPAPSLENSVQPGKRPLSFLLPTVVRPAEGLCGTYLALGANGAARGLSGLTQVLLNVLTLNRNLSDSLARGRLHPDLQTNLLQVDSEFTEEEIEFLEARGHHVEKVDVLSWVHGSRRTNNFIIGVKDPRSPDAAGATIL